The Celeribacter baekdonensis genomic interval GTCAATGTCTTCAATCGCGGCGGTAAAGACCGCTTCTGCGCCCAAACGCCCGCGAATGTCCTCAAGGATGCGGTCCAGATCGGCGGCCTCTGGATATTTCGCCTCAAATTCAGTGAGGCTCAACGTACAGCGATTGGCCTTGAGCCTCTGCCAATGGCAAGACGCCAACCAGCCAGTGCGGCGGGTGGAATAATAGACCTCGAACCCCGCCGCCGATCCCGTCACAGTGACCCAAGCGTCGCGGATCAATGCGATCGCGATCGGCGCGGGTCCGTATTTGGACACGCCGGACGAGCCGGGAAAATGCCCGGCAAGGCTTTCACTGCTGATCAAAACGGGGCGTGGATCGGAAAGGTCCAACAGCGAAAAAAAATCAATGGCGCGGGCGGTGATCTCGGCCTTGGTGGCCTTACACCGATTGCCCGAAAACCCAAGCACCGCGCGCCGCAGAGGCGTCAAAAGCACACCCTCTTGCAGGTAAACCTCGGCATGCGGCAGCAAGGTCGCCGCATTGCGAAACAAAGTGTCTTGGAGCGTCGTTGTGCCGGTTTTATGAAACCCGGCATGGATGAGAATCCGTCGACTCACTCAAACAGCCCCTCCGGCGGGTCCGCGATGATCCGGCCCGAAGCCAAATCCACCGTCGGCACAACCGCCATCGTGAACGGCATCAACACCGAGGCTTTCAACGCAGGCCCTGAGACTTCCAACAAATCACCCGCACCGTGGTTGAGCACGTTGGTCACCGTGCCCAATACCGCACCGCCGGTGTCGAGCACCGTCAACCCGATCAAATCGGCGTGGTAATATTCATCATCCGGCAGGGACGGCAAAACACTCCGCTCGGCATAAAGCACCACGCCCTTGAGCGCGTCGGCCTCTTCCTTGGTGCTCACACCTTCCAGCTCGGCGGCAAAGCCGTTTTTGATCGCGCGGGTGAGGGTGAGAT includes:
- the rimM gene encoding ribosome maturation factor RimM (Essential for efficient processing of 16S rRNA) translates to MTDTKIIVGAIAGAFGVFGEVRIKSFCADPEAIGDYSPLTSEDGKTTYNLTLTRAIKNGFAAELEGVSTKEEADALKGVVLYAERSVLPSLPDDEYYHADLIGLTVLDTGGAVLGTVTNVLNHGAGDLLEVSGPALKASVLMPFTMAVVPTVDLASGRIIADPPEGLFE